In one Spirosoma rigui genomic region, the following are encoded:
- the treS gene encoding maltose alpha-D-glucosyltransferase, with protein MVKSNTELFENLHWYKDAIIYELHIKAFRDGNSDGIGDFQGLLEKLDYLQELGVTAIWLLPFYPSPLRDDGYDIADYYTINPSYGTIEQFKRFLEEAHQRNLKVITELVINHSSDQHPWFQRARRAPKDSPERAYYVWTDDPTQYKDVRIIFQDFETSNWTWDQEAQQYYWHRFFHHQPDLNYDNPLVQGEVFKMIDYWCELGVDGFRLDAVPYLFEREGTNGENLPETHAFLKKLRKHIDDHFPGVVFLAEANMWPEDSASYFGDGDECHMNYHFPVMPRMFMALQMEDRYPITDIFDQTPAIPDTCQWAIFLRNHDELTLEMVTDEERDYMYKTYAKDPKAKINLGIRHRLSPLMGNNRKKIELLNSLLFSLPGTPVIYYGDEIGMGDNVYLGDRDGVRTPMQWSPDRNAGFSSTNPQKLYLPTVLDPEYHYESVNVETQRRNTSSLFWFMKRMINLRKMHKAFGRGDLVFLTVENPKVLAFTRTYEDETLLIVINLSKYAQPAEVELPGFKGYVPVEVFSKNAFPSVSEKETYFFTLAPHDYQWFVLEKTNVELTDSANVPSLQVRNWDELLNSRNREKLEADVLPDYLLKTDWFAGKGHPIHGIVITNSATLPLADGNAYALLLEVSYERGLPETFQLIVALARGAVADKLSESCPQSVIAGLTVGEETGILCDGLYMTEVQQALLQTMVGSGSSAPAGTLLFQSTPALDTYAQEHKEIKTKLIPTGPGYASISYDNCYLLKLYRKVDLLVNPDNEITRFLSETAQFEHVPTFAGTVELATADKPIMLGTMQEMVDNHGDGQGYVLERINNFIERILARDAEQLALATDAHRGTLIEPVAFDDLPFETQELLGRRAAEQARLLGIRIGQMHQALASGKDQKDFAPEDFSLHYQRSLFSALQSLVRESDQIQKASVKALPDTVRKDVEQLMGRKEEVLTTFRRIYSKKLDTAKIRIHGDLKLEKIMVTGRDIAIQDFGGDPARSYSERRLKRSPLRDVASMIRSFYYVTYEGFLNNNQVPAEETMRLLPYADLWIHYMRGFFLKSYLETVRGSSFVPAQPDEQQMMIETYLLEMSIASLADELSHRPDWVRVPLQIVKSILDK; from the coding sequence ATGGTAAAGAGCAACACAGAACTATTCGAGAATCTACACTGGTATAAAGATGCCATCATCTATGAATTGCATATTAAAGCCTTTCGGGACGGAAATAGCGATGGAATCGGAGACTTCCAGGGCCTGCTCGAGAAACTGGATTACCTGCAGGAACTAGGCGTTACGGCCATCTGGCTGCTGCCCTTTTACCCGTCTCCGCTGCGCGACGATGGGTATGACATTGCCGATTACTACACCATCAATCCGTCTTACGGCACCATTGAGCAGTTCAAGCGGTTTCTGGAGGAAGCGCACCAGCGTAACCTGAAAGTTATCACCGAGCTGGTCATCAACCACTCGTCCGATCAGCATCCCTGGTTTCAGCGCGCCCGGCGGGCTCCCAAAGACTCGCCCGAACGTGCGTACTACGTCTGGACCGACGACCCGACCCAGTACAAGGATGTCCGGATTATTTTTCAGGATTTCGAAACCTCCAACTGGACCTGGGATCAGGAAGCCCAGCAGTACTACTGGCACCGGTTCTTTCACCACCAACCCGACCTCAACTACGACAACCCGCTGGTGCAGGGCGAAGTCTTCAAGATGATCGATTACTGGTGCGAACTGGGGGTCGACGGTTTCCGGCTCGATGCCGTACCGTATCTCTTCGAGCGCGAAGGAACCAATGGCGAGAACCTGCCCGAGACGCACGCTTTCCTGAAAAAACTACGGAAACATATTGACGATCATTTTCCGGGTGTCGTATTCCTGGCCGAGGCCAACATGTGGCCCGAAGATTCGGCTTCGTATTTTGGTGATGGCGACGAGTGCCACATGAACTACCACTTCCCCGTCATGCCGCGGATGTTCATGGCGTTACAGATGGAGGACCGGTACCCGATCACGGATATCTTTGACCAGACGCCCGCTATCCCCGACACCTGCCAGTGGGCCATTTTCCTGCGCAACCACGACGAGCTGACCCTCGAAATGGTGACCGATGAGGAACGGGACTACATGTACAAGACGTACGCCAAAGACCCCAAAGCCAAGATCAACCTCGGTATCCGGCACCGGCTGTCGCCCCTGATGGGCAACAATCGCAAGAAGATAGAACTGCTTAACAGCCTACTCTTCTCGCTGCCCGGTACACCCGTTATCTACTACGGGGATGAAATCGGCATGGGCGATAACGTATACCTGGGCGACCGCGACGGAGTCCGGACGCCCATGCAGTGGTCGCCGGACCGCAACGCCGGTTTTTCGAGCACGAACCCGCAAAAGCTGTATCTGCCCACGGTGCTCGATCCGGAATACCACTACGAATCGGTCAACGTGGAAACCCAGCGCCGGAATACGTCTTCGCTGTTCTGGTTCATGAAGCGCATGATCAACCTGCGCAAAATGCACAAGGCCTTCGGGCGGGGCGATCTGGTTTTCCTGACCGTCGAAAACCCCAAGGTGCTGGCTTTTACGCGGACTTACGAAGACGAAACGCTGCTGATCGTTATCAACCTGTCGAAATACGCCCAGCCCGCCGAAGTGGAACTCCCCGGCTTTAAAGGATACGTGCCGGTAGAGGTATTCAGCAAGAATGCGTTTCCGTCCGTATCAGAGAAAGAAACATACTTCTTTACGCTGGCACCCCACGACTACCAGTGGTTTGTGCTGGAAAAAACGAACGTCGAACTTACCGATTCGGCCAACGTGCCCTCGCTGCAGGTCAGGAACTGGGACGAGCTGCTGAATAGCCGCAACCGGGAAAAACTTGAAGCCGATGTGCTGCCCGATTATCTGCTCAAAACCGATTGGTTTGCCGGGAAAGGCCATCCGATTCATGGTATTGTCATTACCAACAGTGCCACCCTGCCGCTCGCCGACGGAAACGCCTACGCTCTACTGCTTGAGGTATCCTACGAGCGCGGCCTGCCCGAAACGTTTCAGCTGATCGTGGCGCTGGCGCGGGGTGCCGTAGCGGATAAATTAAGTGAAAGCTGCCCGCAGTCGGTGATTGCCGGTCTGACCGTTGGCGAGGAAACGGGTATTCTCTGCGATGGCCTGTACATGACCGAAGTACAGCAGGCGCTGTTGCAGACTATGGTCGGCAGCGGCTCGTCGGCCCCGGCGGGTACGTTGTTGTTTCAGAGTACGCCCGCGCTGGATACCTACGCGCAGGAACACAAAGAGATCAAGACGAAGCTGATCCCGACCGGCCCCGGCTACGCGTCGATCAGCTACGACAACTGCTACCTGCTGAAGCTCTACCGCAAGGTCGATCTGCTGGTTAATCCGGACAACGAAATTACCCGCTTCCTGTCGGAAACGGCCCAGTTCGAGCACGTGCCTACGTTTGCGGGTACGGTCGAACTCGCCACCGCCGATAAACCGATCATGCTGGGTACCATGCAGGAAATGGTCGATAACCACGGTGACGGCCAGGGGTATGTACTGGAACGGATCAACAATTTCATCGAGCGTATCCTGGCGCGTGACGCCGAACAGCTGGCCCTCGCCACCGACGCCCACCGCGGCACGTTGATCGAGCCGGTTGCCTTCGACGACTTACCGTTCGAAACCCAGGAACTGCTGGGACGGCGGGCGGCCGAGCAGGCCCGGTTGCTGGGTATCCGGATCGGGCAGATGCACCAGGCACTGGCTTCGGGCAAAGATCAGAAGGATTTTGCGCCCGAAGACTTCTCTCTCCACTACCAGCGGTCGCTCTTTTCGGCCCTGCAATCGCTCGTTCGCGAGAGTGACCAGATCCAGAAAGCGTCGGTAAAAGCACTGCCCGACACCGTCCGGAAAGACGTGGAGCAACTGATGGGGCGCAAAGAAGAGGTGCTGACTACCTTTCGGCGGATTTACAGCAAAAAGCTCGATACGGCCAAAATTCGGATTCACGGCGATCTGAAGCTGGAGAAGATCATGGTGACGGGACGGGATATTGCCATTCAGGATTTCGGGGGCGATCCGGCCCGCAGTTACAGCGAACGGCGGCTGAAACGGTCACCGCTGCGCGATGTGGCGTCCATGATCCGGTCGTTCTACTACGTGACCTATGAGGGCTTCCTGAACAATAACCAGGTGCCGGCCGAAGAAACGATGCGGCTGCTGCCCTACGCAGATCTG
- a CDS encoding bifunctional alpha,alpha-trehalose-phosphate synthase (UDP-forming)/trehalose-phosphatase: MKSFESSFNRLLIVSYRLPFSFHQREDGIELVQNSGGLVSAVLSMAERMGQQQGGVATKIHWVGHCDPAFRHIEPSAFENETFVAHPVFMDDAVHKGFYEGFSNDMIWPLFHYFTSYASFNESDFDNYQRANTRFLEELNTLIQPGDLVWIHDFQLMLLPDMVRQLNPTATIGYFFHIPFPTYEIIKLLPRTWRQVLIKGILGADVVGFHTPDYVQHFLQSVSEVLALPTISSRIVLPDRSVVVRDFPISIDFNKFNKSAQEAAVVETRERYRSLLPGNKIIFSVDRLDYTKGITFRLQGYERFLTQNPDWHNKVTFVITVVPSRDQITQYQEIKREIEETVGRINGLFGSIGWRPIVYSYTSLAFTELMALYTACDIALITPVRDGMNLVCKEFVASRQDRQGVLILSELAGAAQELQDALIINPTDTQEVADAIKQGLAMSPQEQEQRITTMQKHLQNHSIFRWSNDFLTAFDEVVSQQPDLETDLSIQPFITAFRDARQRLLLFDFDGTLAPLVDNPANARPSDALKAALRTLAEGSNLVVISGRNRSFLERTLGDIPLYLVAEHGAFLKKPDHDWERLDLSDSDWVDPVRELLTSFVDRFPGSSIEEKETAIAWHYRTATDDDIEGHAIELATQLRATPSPIPLTVIQGSKVVEVKPAQHSKGTVALKIAEQTPYDFIVSIGDDTTDEDMFRQLPNWAYTIKVGPGVSFARYRLARQRDVEALLQRMSDVLVDA, encoded by the coding sequence ATGAAATCATTCGAGTCTTCGTTCAACCGCCTTCTTATCGTTTCCTACCGTTTGCCGTTCTCATTTCACCAGCGCGAAGACGGTATCGAGTTGGTGCAGAACTCGGGCGGGCTGGTCTCGGCGGTGCTCTCTATGGCGGAGCGAATGGGCCAGCAGCAGGGCGGTGTAGCCACTAAAATTCACTGGGTAGGACACTGCGATCCGGCCTTCAGGCACATTGAGCCATCGGCGTTCGAGAACGAAACTTTCGTGGCGCATCCCGTTTTTATGGACGACGCCGTTCACAAGGGCTTTTACGAAGGGTTCAGCAATGATATGATCTGGCCCCTTTTTCATTATTTCACGTCCTACGCTTCGTTCAACGAAAGTGACTTCGACAACTACCAGCGCGCCAATACCCGTTTTCTGGAGGAGCTCAACACCCTGATCCAGCCCGGCGACCTGGTCTGGATTCACGATTTTCAACTCATGCTGCTCCCCGACATGGTCCGGCAGCTTAACCCGACCGCAACGATTGGCTACTTTTTCCATATCCCTTTTCCTACCTACGAAATCATCAAATTACTGCCCCGCACCTGGCGGCAGGTATTGATCAAAGGTATTCTCGGTGCCGATGTGGTGGGATTCCATACCCCCGACTACGTGCAGCATTTTTTGCAGAGCGTTTCCGAAGTGCTGGCCCTGCCCACCATTAGCTCCCGGATCGTACTACCCGACCGCTCCGTCGTGGTTCGGGACTTCCCCATCAGTATCGACTTCAACAAGTTCAACAAGAGTGCTCAGGAGGCCGCCGTGGTTGAAACGCGGGAGCGCTACCGCTCGCTGCTACCCGGAAACAAAATCATCTTCTCCGTCGACCGGCTCGATTACACCAAAGGCATCACCTTCCGGCTCCAGGGCTACGAGCGCTTTCTGACCCAGAATCCCGACTGGCACAATAAGGTAACGTTCGTGATTACGGTGGTCCCCTCCCGCGATCAGATCACGCAGTATCAGGAGATCAAGCGGGAAATTGAGGAAACCGTTGGCCGTATCAACGGCCTGTTCGGCTCCATCGGCTGGCGTCCGATCGTGTATTCCTACACCTCACTGGCCTTTACCGAACTGATGGCGCTGTATACCGCCTGCGACATCGCCCTGATCACGCCCGTCCGGGACGGTATGAACCTGGTCTGTAAAGAGTTTGTCGCCAGCCGGCAGGACCGGCAGGGCGTACTGATCCTGAGCGAGCTGGCGGGGGCCGCCCAGGAGTTGCAGGATGCGCTTATTATCAACCCGACGGATACGCAGGAAGTAGCCGACGCCATTAAACAAGGATTGGCGATGTCGCCACAGGAACAGGAACAACGAATAACGACGATGCAGAAACACCTCCAGAACCATAGCATTTTCCGGTGGAGCAACGACTTCCTCACCGCCTTCGACGAGGTCGTGAGCCAGCAGCCCGACCTCGAAACCGATCTGTCCATTCAGCCGTTTATTACGGCATTCCGCGATGCCCGCCAGCGGCTGTTACTCTTCGACTTCGACGGGACGCTGGCTCCCCTCGTGGACAACCCCGCCAACGCCCGGCCCTCCGATGCGCTCAAAGCGGCCCTGCGTACGCTCGCCGAAGGCAGCAACCTGGTGGTTATCAGCGGTCGTAACCGGTCGTTCCTGGAACGCACCCTTGGGGATATTCCCCTGTACCTGGTGGCCGAGCACGGCGCTTTCCTGAAAAAACCCGATCACGACTGGGAGCGGCTCGACCTGTCCGACAGCGACTGGGTTGATCCTGTCCGGGAGTTGCTGACCAGCTTCGTAGACCGGTTTCCGGGTTCCTCCATCGAGGAAAAAGAGACGGCTATCGCCTGGCACTACCGAACTGCCACCGACGATGATATTGAAGGCCACGCCATTGAACTGGCGACCCAGCTGCGGGCGACCCCCTCGCCCATTCCCCTTACGGTGATCCAGGGCAGTAAGGTGGTTGAAGTTAAACCCGCCCAGCACAGCAAAGGAACGGTAGCCCTCAAAATTGCGGAGCAAACGCCCTATGACTTCATCGTTAGCATCGGCGACGACACGACCGACGAAGATATGTTCCGGCAGTTGCCCAACTGGGCTTACACCATCAAAGTGGGACCGGGTGTTTCCTTTGCGCGGTACCGACTGGCCCGGCAACGGGATGTCGAAGCCCTGCTGCAACGCATGAGCGACGTACTGGTCGATGCCTGA